Genomic DNA from Coregonus clupeaformis isolate EN_2021a chromosome 26, ASM2061545v1, whole genome shotgun sequence:
tttttccacattttgttacgttacaaccttataccccataatcacaaagcaaaaaccgttttttttttagaatatctgctaatttattaaaaataaactgaaaataacatttacataagtattcagaccctttactcagtactttgttgaagcacctttgtcagcgattacagccttgagtattcttgggtatgacgctacaagcttggcacacctgtatttgggggagtttctcccattcttctctgcagatcctctcaagctctgtcaggttgaatggggagctttgctgcacagctattttcaggtctctccagagatgttcgatcggtttaaagtccgggctctggctgggccactcaaggacattcagagacttgtcccaaagccactcctgcgttgtcttggctgtgtgcttagggtcgttgtcctgttggaaggtgaaccttcaccccagtctgaagtcctgagcgctctggagcaggttttcattaaagatctctctgtacttaacACATgcggactccaagttgtagaaacatctcaaggatgatcaatggaaacaggatgcacctgagctcaatttcgagtctcctagcaaagggtctgaatacttaaggtatttgttttttatttgttatacatttgcaaaaatgtctaaaccttgttttcgctttgtcattatggggtattgtgtgtagattactgaagacgttatttttttatttaatccgtttttagaataaggttgtaacataacaaaatatgtaaaaagtcaaggggtctgaatactttccgaaggcgctgtatatAATGTGATGTATCAGTCCAAGGCcacagctgcaagatttcagATCAGACGGCAGAGTCTGAATGGTTCTGGATGGAGGTTAGCTTACCAACTCTGTCATCCACTGTCTCTTTAATACCTACCAGATGACTTCCCAGAGTCTACAGGAGTGAAGAGGATTGTCCAGGCTCTCAACGCTAACGTGTGGTCCAGTGTGGAGATGAAGGATGGTGAGATGGTTTCACATAATcttatttatatgtatgtatgcatgtatgtatcaAATacaatgcgccgaatacaacaggaaatgcttacttacaagcccttaaccaacaatgcagttttaagaaaaataagtgttaagaaagtatttactaaaataaactgatataaaaaaaaataagacaaataaaacataattaaagagcaacaataaaataacagtagggaggctatatacaggaggtaccggtacagagtcaatgtgcgggggcacaggttagtcgaggtaattgaggtaatatgtacagtaccagtcaaaagtttggacgcacctactcattccagggattttttaaactatgttttacattgtagaataatagtgaagacatcaaaactatgaaataacacatatggaatcatgtagtaaccaaaaaaagtgttaaacaaatcaaaatatattttatatttgagattcttcaaatagccacccttttgccttgatgacagcttgatTCTGGTGACCATTTTTCAACGGACCGAATcgcgggtacttcctgtttcagcttctgcttgtaaacaggaagcaagagtacggagtcatgatctgatttgcctaATGGTGGACGAGGGAGGgtcttgtatgcttgcttgtggctAGAATAGCAGTGGTCTAGGACTCCATCGCCCCTAGTGGCATTGGAGACatgttgatggaagttgggcatcacGTGCCTTAGTGATGCCCAATTAAAATTGCCGGCTCTGGGTGTAGGTTTTCCTGCTTGTTTGTAGCCTTGTAAAGTTTGTTAAGCGCCAGCttgttattttttctcaatttccccgactccactgtcctgtccgCCCTGTGAATGGCGAATCCATCAagttggatagccatgggggGGTATCATTTCCTAGAGCCATGTTTCTGAAAAGCAAATAATTTTGCAGTTCCGAGAGTCCCGTTGGTAGCAAATCCGCGATCGGAGGGCATCCATCTTGTTATCATGTGACTGTACCTTAGCCAATAGAATGGAGGAAGAGGTGGCCGGTTTTCCCTTCACGATTCCCCCCTAatttgctaagaaaagacaaactagctgtttgcagacgTAAGAAACACAAACTGATAGTGTAATTATAGTACGCTTGTGGAtctatattaagaagcaaagtgaaaacGGCGTCggtgtcatcaacattgttgcttGTGCTGCATTGACCAAGTGTCCCCATGGTTGAGGAACAGCAGAAGTGCTCCTTGAGTGACGGTGCGGGGACAGGTCTGTGTGGGaagcggcagagagagagagagagagagagagatgactcaagtagggaagtaaactataaaaatggatgTTACACACGGCGAACCCATTTAACAAACAAAACATTAAAATACCTttttatagaaggtaaagtaaaaacccgaaccggtccgtgcatcaataccaaTATATGGTAAAATGCGGTATACCACCCAGCCCTAGCCAACCGTTTTCACTGTTGATATCCTATGTTGTGTCGTGATTTGTTTAAGTTAACAGAAAAGTGGTCTGTTCCCTTTTCCAAATCAACATCAGACATTCCTAAATATAGATAGAAGCTTTCTACAAGTCACCAACCGTGTATAGGTTATTCCAAGTTTCCGTGTGGCCTTTGAATAGTGTTAGTTTAAACAGCGCTACACTCCAAACCTTTtcccctgttctattgatttctATGATTTCTTCAACGTGATATCGATGGAAGTGATTAACCAAAAAAGAATGAGTGATTGACAAAATGTTTCTCTTTCCGTTTTGGCGACCCCCAAATCAAAATGCATCACTCCAAAAGGAAGCTGACCTTCTTCTGCAGGTTGTTCTTTAACCAGTAAAAAATATCTCCagtttccatgtgttttttttttattgttagaTTTCCAAAAACGTGCTgcgattttatttattttgatataCCAGAAATCACCAAAACGGGTTTGGCCTGCCTAATAGTAATATTCAACAGCACTGATGATGATTCAGTTACTTTATTAACATAAGAGAGATCGCTGTATGGCAGCTCTTCCTCTAACAGGAAGTTTACTGTTTTCATGGTCTGaatcagacagagagatgtaCAATACctgactcattctctctctcccagaaCACAGTGGGGGCTTTGGTCTGATGAGCAGCTTGGTGGCCTCCAGACATAACAACCCACAGCCCAGACAGGATACGCCACCCCCGGTCAGTGGTCCTGACAACCCACAGCCCAGACAGGATACGCCACCACCGGTCAGTGGCCCAAAgcagcctttttttttttttttttaacctctcctcagggaccgtCAGACATATGACCTGTTCCAACTGGAACACCTGATTCAAcatgtcaactaatcatcaagcccttctACTTCAATtgactacattttagtcatttagcagacgctcttatccagagcgacttacaggcgcagttagggttaagtgccttgctcaagggcacataatttttcacctagtcggctcggggattagaaccagcgacctttcggttactggcacaacgctcttacctgCTAAGCTACCTGACTACACAGTACAGgcattgttgtattttttttataatggtgTGTATATTCTAAGATTGACAAACCAATTTCCCCTTAATTAATGAAGTATTACATAGACCCACAGGTTTGCGTTGGTACCTAGTGCTGCATACTGACCTGTTTTGTGTTGTCAGTCCTCCAGTCTGCCAGTAGAGGGCAGAGGAGACAGCGGGGAGCCCCAGAGGACTGAACCCAACCCTGACAACCGAGACACACAGGTTGACACCATAGTAGGTGAGTGAGCTggttacatttagtcatttaacagacgctacTATCCAGacccacttacagttagtggattGATCGTAACAGACgctttatccagagagacttagtCAGTGGTAGTTAGTTGACTATCAGCAGTCAGTGGTAGTTAGTTGACTATCAGCAGTCAGTGGTAGTTAGTTGACTATCAGCAGTCAGTGGTAGTTAGTTGACTATCAGCAGTCAGTGGTAGTTAGTTGACTATCAGCAGTCAGTGGTAGTTAGTTGACTATCAGCAGTCAGTGGTAGTTAGTTGACTATCAGCAGTCAGTGGTAGTTAGTTGACTATCAGCAGTCAGTGGTAGTTAGTTGACTATCAGCATTCAGTGGTAGTTAGTTGACTATCAGCAGTCAGTGGTAGTTAGTTGACTATCAGCAGTCAGTGGTAGTTAGTTGACTATCAGCAGTCAGTGGTAGTTAGTTGACTATCAGCAGTCAGTGGTAGTTAGTTGACTTTCAGTGGTAGTTAGTTGACTATCAGCAGTCAGTGGTAGTTAGTTGACTATCAGGAGTCGGTGGTAGTTAGTTGACTGTCAGCAGTCGGTGGTAGTTAGTTGACTGTCAGCAGTCGGTGGTAGTTAGTTGACTGTCAGCAGTCGGTGGTAGTTAGTTGACTGTCAGCAGTCAGTGGTAGTTAGTTGACTATCAGCAGTCAGTGGTAGTTAGTTGACTATCAGCAGTCAGTGGTAGTTAGTTGACTATCAGCAGTCAGTGGAAGTAGGTAAGTGGACTGGGATCTGATTCTCTCATCTGTTCTGTAGGCTTTATAACAATCCCATAGAAAAACCTTACAAGCTGATTTTCTAGGCAACTCTTCACAATTGAGACTATATACATTATACAACATTGTAGATTCTGAGCATAAAGACAAATGgccattttaaacaaatacatgtatgCAATCTGaagcaaataataataaaataatgaaaatgtATCCCATTTTTAGCCGATGCTTTTATTCAAAGCAACTTAGTCATGCATACGTTTTTCTTATGGGAAGGGcccagcgggaatcgaacccaagcCGCCAAGCTTTACCAACTGCGCTATAGAGGGCCTTCAGTATGTGTTCACGTTTTGTGTCTGTAGATCCGATGCTCGACTTGGACATCCAGGAGCTGGCTAACCTGACAGCTGGTGATGCAGACGTGGAGAACTTTGAGCGCCTCTTCACCAAACTGAAGGAGATGAAAGGTACCTGGCTGGAGATACTAGGGGCTGCATCccaaaacggcaccctattccctacatagtgcactactattgaccagagccctatgggcagatgttggctcaattggaaattatcTAAAATGTCCAGCGTGCTATAGAGGTTTCTGATTGGATCCCGCGTGCTATAGAGGTTTCTGATTGGATCCCGCATGCTATAGAGATTtccttttttatatttttgttgtattatacgttgtggcacagcccgggaatgaacccgggtctgtagtaacgcatctagcactgcgatgcagtgccttagaccgctgcgacaCTCGGGAGGCCCGCTATAGAGATTTCTGATTGGATCCAGCGTGCTATAGATGTTTTCTGATAAACATGATGGcgccaacagacatggcagctctgcttctagctcctaagcaactatgcagtattttgttttttttgtgttattacatacagccggacagaacttttggatatcagagcggcggtaactcaccagcattacaaccagaaatacgactttcccgaattggatcctttgttcgtaccccccagggcaattgaaattatcccagaggctgctccaagatgccgccggcggagaagaggtattcggagtggacttctagtctgactcaggaggcgtgcacaccatccaccgcttcagaGTATATTCACTCGCTAATGTTcggtccctggacaataaagtagacgagctcagagagacatcagggtttgtaacatactctgttttacggaatcatggctctctccggatatactgtccccgtccatacagccagctgggttctcagtacatcgcgcagacaggagtacagaactctccgggaagaaggaAGGTGgtggtgtttcatgattaactactcatggtgtgattgtgataacgtataggaactcaagtccttttgttcacccgagctagaatacctcacaatcaaatgccgaccgtattatctcccaagagaattctcttcggttataatcccagccgtgtatattccccctcaagccgataccacgacgaccctcaaggaactacactggactttgtgcaaactggaaaccacatatcctgaggccgcatttattgtagctggggatttccCTTTGGCAAATCGgatcacgactccattctgctcctcccttcctataggcagaaactcaaacgggaagtacccgtgctaaggtctactcaacgctggtctgaccaatcggaatccatgcttcaagattgttttgatcacgtggactgggatatgttccgggttgcctctgagaataacattgacgtatacacggacacggtgacttGAGTATAGGGGGTGTTGTTCCCACTGtcactattaaaacctacccaaacccactacaatttgcataccgccccaacagagccagatacgatgcaatcgccatcacactacacactgccctatcccatctggacaagaggaataactatgtaagaatgctgttcgttgactatagctcagccttcaacaccatagtaccctccaagctcatcattaagctcggggccctgggtctgaaccccaccctgtgcaactgggtcctggacttcctgacgggctgcccccaagtggtgaaggtaggaaacaacacctccacttcgctgatcctcaacactggggccccacaagggtgcgtggtcatccccctcctgtactccctgttcacccatgactgcgtggccaagcacgcctccaactcaatcatcaagtttgcagacgacacaacagtagtaggcttgattaccaacaatgacgagacagcctacaggcaggagttgagggctctgggagtgtggtgccaggaaaataacctggcAACAAAACaatggagatgattgtggacttcaggaaaaagCAGAGGgtgcacgcccctatccacatcgacgggacctcAGAGGAGAAGgcggaaagcttcaagttccttggtgtacacatcactgacaatctgaaatggtccacccacacagacagtgtggtgaagaaggcggaacagcctcttcaacctcaggaggctgaacaaATGTGGCTTAGCCCCTAAGACCCTCTCAAACTttaacagatgcacaattgagagcatcctgtcgggctgtatcaccgcctggtacggcgactgcaccgcccgcaaccgcagggctctccagagtgtggtgaggtctgccgaacgcattaccgggggcaaactaccagccctccaggacacctacagcacccgatgtcacaggaaggccaaaaagatcatcaaggacatcaaccacaaGAGCCACGGCCTGTCCAcctcgctatcatccagaaggcgaggtcagtacaggtgcatcaaagctgggaccgagagacagaAGCAGTTTTTCAATCTCAAGGCCatcactgttaaatagccatcactagccggctaccacccggttactcaaccctgcaccttagaggctgctgccctatgtacatagacttgaaatcactggtcactttaataatgtttatatactGCTTTATTAATTTAATATGTAtatactctattctactgtattttagtcaatgccactactaatatttatacatttcttaattccattcttttacttttagatttgtgtgtattgttgtgaattgttagatactactgcactgttggagctaggaacacaagcatttcgctacaccagcaataacatctgctaaatatgtgaccaataacatttgattggatCCAGCGTGCTATAGAGCGGTTTCTGATTGGATCCCGGCCTTAGTTGGCATTGCCGCCTCTGTATATTACAGACCACAGATGTCATACGACCCTGTTTTAGATTCATGCCAGTTTCAGATGACAGCCTGCTTTTCACTCTGCAGATAAAGCCTCATGGTTACCTCCTGAACAGAGGAAACTTCATGCTGAGAAGGTAGGTGCATCCCTAAACACCCATTTAAACCAATAAATTACATTCATATTTAGTTCTTCTGACTCTTCGTGTCAAACTTGTCCTATTGTCAACTGCATAATGTTGATTGAGGCGAAATTTCTAAATGTGTACCTGATTACTTGCTTCGCAGGTTGCCAAGGCGTTTTGGACGGCCATCGGAGGAGACCAGGATGAGCTAGAAGGCCTGTCGTCAGGGGAGGAGAGTTAAAGGGAGACTGAGGAGCCACACTCTTCTTTCCGGTCCCCAGTCCTCCCTACCCTGGGTCTCCTACTGGATCCAGTCTTCCCTACCCTGGGGCTCCCACAGGATCCAGTCCTCCCTACCCTGGGGATCCCACTGGATCCAGTCCTCCCTACCCTGGGGATCCCATTGGATCCAGTCCACCCTACCCTGTGGCTCCCACTGGATCCAGTCCTCCCTACCCTGGGGATCCCACTGGATCCAGTCCTCCCTACCCTGGGGCACCCACAGGATCCAGTCCTCCCTACCCTGGGGCTCCCACAGGATCCAGTCCTCCCTACCCTGGGGCTCCCACAGGATCCAGTCCTCCCTACCCTGGGGCTCCCACAGGATCCAGTCCTCCCTACCCTGGGGCTCCCACAGGATCCAGTCCTCCCTACCCTGCGGTTTTTTCACtaggaagcaaacagaacaatATAAACTCTAgtttttgttgcaaaacgtttcccattgcaaaatgtttcgCTACAGTGtgtgactaatgaatacacccctggtctgCTCCCAACTCAGGAACTGTGAACGATAGAGTAGAGACTGGGAGGGACTCTAGCCAggttggagagaggagaggccttATCATCATGATATTATCAATTATTACAATTTGTCTCAccacatgaaaaaaaaaaagttttttgcaACACTATCAAAAGCTagcttggtcccagatctgtttagtGCCGTCTTCCCGACCCAATGACCATACTGCAGGAGCTGGCAAGTCCGCACAaacatctgggaccaggctagtaaaAGTTGTTGGGTGTCCAGTCTGCCCACGTTAGGAAGAGAGCAACTGAGAAGACTGTGTACAGTAAGAGGCTGTTCTGTGGCTGTTTAATGGGAGTCAATGTTTGGTGTTAATGTggatgttttgttttttgttacCAGGGGAAAAACACATTGAGACCTTAGGTCTCATTGCAAATGTGCCCTGGGAACAATACAGAAAATACAAATTATACAATTAAATACACAATAAACaatcaaacaaaacaaacacatttatcAATATAAAATGGATGAATGCCATGATGAGTGATGTGGAGACTGGTTGAACTGATCAATCCCTCTTCTCCTGCATGAGTCCTGTGTTGTCCAGCCGTGATGAGTGATGGTGGAGACTTGGTGGTTAACATAAACAGTAGTTCCCAGACCTCTCCTTCGGGGGACCCTTCAGACCTCTCCCTCGGGGGACCCTTCAGACCTTTCACAGTGTTGTTCTAGCCCTAAATTAGGTCACCTGATTAATcaatcaagggcttgatgattagttgacatgttgaatcaggtgtgctggaTGTGGCATAGATCACATgcatggaacggctgggggtctgCAGTAGAATATGGATTATATTGTAGTTTTGTCTTCAAGCCTTTGTTTGATTGTCCTGTTGATGTTCTGAGTACCGCAGTCACCTTGTagaaaagttttaaaaaatcaaGTGATGTGCCTTTTTTAATGTAATCATTAGTAAGACATTACAATTATACTTTATTTGCAACGTCTGATTAAAGACCTAAATAAATCAATATTAACTGGTGCACTATTTTGTATTATATTAGACATGTGGCACCAAATCACTGGAAATTATTCATTTAGCAATTgacattgcccccccccccccaggaagTGAAAAAAAACCCAGTGGAATGTACGTGCTCTGGGGCGTATTCTCCAACGTCCTTGCTTCTTTTCAGTCTAAGGTTCCATTCAATCTGCATCGTGGAAATGTACgttttacagcgtgattgaaatgtgCACGGTAAACGCTGCTTATGTCGGCTCAGTCGGAAATTATTATCGTGGAACCTATCGCTGTAGCTTTACAGATTGAAAACAATCTGAAACATTGTAGGAGCAGACCCCACTAAGTTTGTGGCTAACGTTCACATCTCCATACGCCTTCCATCAAGATGGTCTTCAACTCTCTTTCACTACACcaatcccgagtggcgcagcggtgtaaggcgctgcatctcagtgcttgaggcgtcactacagacccccctggttcgattccaggctgaatCACAacccggccgtgatcgggagtcccgtagggcggcgcacaattggcccagcgtcgtccgggtttggccggtgtaggccgtcattgtaaataagaatttgttcttaactgacttgcctagttaaataaaggttaaataaaaataaatctcaTCTGGACAGtaggcaaaaacaaaagtactttgtttatttattttattataagaTTGTGGATAACAAAGCAAAGATGGATACAATAATAATACGCTTCCACAAACAGTTACATTTATATGACAGAATCACAAAAAAAGGGACAAAACTAAGCATCAGTTTAAGAGGGgaaacagtgccttcggaaagtattcagaccccttgactttttccacattttgttatgttacagccttattcaaaaatggatgaaatactttttttccccctcagcaatcttcacacaatacccaataatgacaaagcgataacaggtttttatacatttttgcaaatgtattaaaaataaacgacagaaataccttatttacataagtattcagaccctttgttatgggactccaaattgagctcaggtaaatcctgtttccattgatcatccttgatgtttctacaacttgattggagtccacctgtggtcaattcaattgattggacatgatttggaaaggcacacacctgtctatttaaggtcccacagttgacggtgcatgtcagagcaaaaaccaagccatgaggtcgaaggaattgtccatagagctccgagacgggattgttttcgaggcacagatctgggggagggtaccaaaaaatgtctgcagcattgaaggtctccaacaacagtggcctccatcattcttaaatggaagaagtttggaaccaccaagactcttcctagagctggccacccggccaaactgagcaatcgggggctaagggccttgatcagggaggtgaccaagaacccgatggtcactctgacagagctccaaagttcctctgtggagatgggagaaccttccagaaggacaaccatctctgaagcactccaccaatcaggcctgtatggtagagtggccagacggaagccactcctcagtaaaaggcacatgaaagcctgcttggagtttaccaaaaggcacctaaagactctcagaccatgagaaacaagattctctggtctgataaaaacaagattgaactctttggcctgaatgccaagcttcacgtctggaggaaacctgtcaccatccctacggtgaagcatggtgatggcagcatcatgctgtgaagatgtttttcagcggcaggaactgggagactagtcaggatcgaggcaaagatgaacggagcaaagtacagagagatccttgatgaaaacctgctccagagcgctcaggacttcagactggggtgaaggttcaccttccaacaggacaacgaccgtaagcacacagccaagacaacacaggagtggctttgggacaagtctctgaatgcccttgagtggcccagccagagcccagacttgaacccgatctaacatctctggagagacctgaaaatagctgtgcagcgacgctccccatccaacccgacagagcttgagaggatctgcagagaagaatgggagaaactccccaaatacaggtgtgccaagcttgtagcatcatacccaagaagacacaaggctgtaattgctgccaaaggtgcttcaacaaagtactgagtattttatttttaataaattagcaaaaatttctaaaaacctgtttttgctttgtcattatgggggattgtgtatagattgagggggggaaacaatttaatcaattttagaataaggctgtaacgtaaaacaaaatgtggaaaaagtcaaggggtctgaatacttcccgaaggcACAGTAAGTACTGATACTAAGACAGTCATTACCTCAGTCATTTCAAACAGTTTCTCTATTCTTCTGGAGAGAACCAATGGACTACTGTTATGTAGTGTTTCACCATAGAACCGCTTTGAAATGGAGGACCCGGATCCTCTTGAAGACGTCCTAACTCTAAAACGAGTCAGTTTCCCAGACCCAcgttaagcctagtcctggacttaaTGGAATATCTCAATTTTTTTTAAACCCAGGACTCGGCTGGAGTAGGGTGGTTAACCCTAGACAGGACTCGGCTGGAGTAGGGTGGTTAACCCTATCCAGGACTCGGCTGGAGTAGGGTGGTTAACCCTATCCAGGACTCGGCTGGAGTAGGGTGGTTaaccctagacactgatctgggGTCATTTTTTGTATTTCCCCACTAATAactaggattgggggaggggaagctgaccctaggggaaacttcatccCGGAGCAGGCTTAATCTGGGACTAGGAAACCAGCCGAAAAGGACACCCCTGTACAAGGAGGAGGTTGAAGACCCAGTAACCATAATGACACCCCTGTACTAGGAGGGAGAAGACCCAGTAACCATAATGACACCCCTGTACTAG
This window encodes:
- the aagab gene encoding alpha- and gamma-adaptin-binding protein p34, whose amino-acid sequence is MSASEEQEDTGTTVPSVLITSCDVGFNEQDLIKQILGTTSLPNPSKQEDTVVWYPWTINNKYYTADVSLCVVPSTYQMTSEIAQSMQAFIAYFDSTVKDGLERLSPWISVVEDLAPEVLILVCDRVCESGVSRHEAHQWCLANAFELVELTPEDLPDEDDDFPESTGVKRIVQALNANVWSSVEMKDEHSGGFGLMSSLVASRHNNPQPRQDTPPPVSGPDNPQPRQDTPPPSSSLPVEGRGDSGEPQRTEPNPDNRDTQVDTIVDPMLDLDIQELANLTAGDADVENFERLFTKLKEMKDKASWLPPEQRKLHAEKVAKAFWTAIGGDQDELEGLSSGEES